The segment ACATCATTGAAGCATTACGATTATGGATGGAAGAATATATGAATATCGATCCTTACATTGGCATTAAATTAGTGCTTGATGATGAGGAAGGGATTATTGCTGTAACAAGATAATAAAGCTAAAGAGTCGTCAAGGAAATCTTGACGACTCTTTTTATTAATCAAAATGAAGTTTATAGTCATCTGCTTTTATAAGCTTCAGCTTTTTTGCAAATAAATAGATAAGAGCGATATTAAGAAAAATCGGAATGATAAAAAATACGCCGATCATAATGGTAATATTTTTGGAGGTCCATCCACCATCTGCAAGGTGCATATAATTTAACGGGCCTACAAGTCCGGATAGTCCAAAGCCTGCACTGTATGGTGTTCCTTGGATATTAAGGAAACCTGCAAGTGCGCCTAATACTGCTGAAGTGATGAGCATTGGCACCAATATTTTTGGTTTCATAAAAAAATTTCTCATCTGAATTTTGGGCGAGCCGAGCACATGGGCGAGTGCTGTTCCCAGTGCATTCGCTTTGTAGCTTGCAATAGCAAGACCAACACCTGCTGCGACAATTCCAAGATTAGCAGCACCGGAACCAATGCCGGATAAAGAAATGACGGTCGCAAGTCCAACTGTCGATACTGGTGACAAAATGATTACACAGAAGATGACAGCAATGACAGCGCCCATTAGGACTGGCTGGAGGGTTGTGACATGCTGGACACCAACACCGATAAGTCCTGTTGAGTTTTTTATGTATGGCAATATGAGATAACCAGCCATGCCTGGGATTAAAATACTCAAGGTTGGGAGAAGCAGAATGGCATAAGCTTTTAACCTGTCCCCCACTAGCTGGACAAAAATAACAGTTAAAGCAGCCGTCAGTCCTGTGTTAATAACAACCCCGATTCCGTTTAAGGTAAATAATCCGTCAGCTGTCTTTTGCACGACACCACTTCCAACCATTGCGGCAATCCCAACACTTGCTGTTTGAATGGATGTTAGTTTAAAGGAGATACCAACCATTACACCGATAAGCACAGGCAATAGGCTCATGACGAATGCGGTAATATCATAAACATGCTGAAGGAATGGCATATATGGTATTAAGAGTTTTAGAATCTCTCCTAATAATGCATTTGGAATTAGTGAAACAACAATCCCAATGCTAATACCAGTCAATAACTTATTGAAAAATTCTTTCATTCCTGTATTCTCCCATCCCTTGTTTTTTTGTGTAATTATATGAAAAATCTGGATATGCGTCAATAAAAATTTTTAATGCTTCAACGCATAAATGTATAAAAGTAACAAAAGTGAAAATAACGTGAATAATAGTAGAAAAATCAAAAAGAAATATTTGGAAAGACGTATTCAAGCTCTTCCCAGTTTGGTAGACTATGTATGTACAGAAATTAACTAAAAGGTGCATAAACATGAATTCATACAAGGATTTTAATGTAAAGGTTTATTATGGAGTTATAGCTTTTATCATCATGTTCATGGTTTCAGGAATGGTTGCAAGCTTCTTCATGGAAACAGCAGGGCTGCGTGTTGGAAATTATTTTAATGCAGTGGAAGTTGTTTTATTATCTGTGCTTTTGCTGTTGTATCCAAAGATTTCCGGATGGTGGCTTAATTTCTTGATCATCATTGTAGGAACTTCCTATTTTTATACGATTTTTTATGTGTATCCTGACACATGGTCATCATTTATATTTGTGTGTTTTATACCGGCTATTTCTATTTTGTTTTTTGATAAACAGCTGTTCATCTTTTCCATGGTAATGAATATTTGCCTTTACTTTTTAGGCTATGCCTATATTCTATTTATGGATAAGGCAGAGACATTTGGGCTGTTAGGAGTAAATGTGCCAGGTAATATCATTAACTTCCTCGGAAGCCAAGCACTTTTATATTGTATATTTTTATTGACATATGAACGGATTAAGAAACAGCAATTATATTATAAACAGCTACAGCAATCGGAAAGGCTTAAGACTACAGGTCAATTGGCAGCGGCAGTTGCCCATGAGATCAGAAACCCATTGACGGTTGTTAAAGGCTTCCTGCAGCTATACCAGCAGGAGGAGAAAATGGACGAAGGTTCAAAACGCAATTACAGTCTTATGATTGATGAGTTAAATACAGCTGAGCATGTCCTTTCACAGTTCTTAATGCTGGCAAAGCCAGATAATGATATAAAATTGGAAAAGGTCGAAGTAGAATCTTTGCTTCAAAGTGTGACAGATCTCGTGAAATCGTATGGGATTCTTCGAGATAATAATATCTTTCTCCGTCATGTAGAGAAGGATTGCTACATTCTTGTTAATATAATTGAGTTTAAACAGCTTATGATTAATTTATTGAAAAATGCGATGGAGGCATCGCCATATGGTGAGCCAATTTTCATTGAATCAGAAATTCAAAAGGATATGG is part of the Niallia taxi genome and harbors:
- a CDS encoding PTS transporter subunit IIC, whose product is MKEFFNKLLTGISIGIVVSLIPNALLGEILKLLIPYMPFLQHVYDITAFVMSLLPVLIGVMVGISFKLTSIQTASVGIAAMVGSGVVQKTADGLFTLNGIGVVINTGLTAALTVIFVQLVGDRLKAYAILLLPTLSILIPGMAGYLILPYIKNSTGLIGVGVQHVTTLQPVLMGAVIAVIFCVIILSPVSTVGLATVISLSGIGSGAANLGIVAAGVGLAIASYKANALGTALAHVLGSPKIQMRNFFMKPKILVPMLITSAVLGALAGFLNIQGTPYSAGFGLSGLVGPLNYMHLADGGWTSKNITIMIGVFFIIPIFLNIALIYLFAKKLKLIKADDYKLHFD
- a CDS encoding sensor histidine kinase translates to MNSYKDFNVKVYYGVIAFIIMFMVSGMVASFFMETAGLRVGNYFNAVEVVLLSVLLLLYPKISGWWLNFLIIIVGTSYFYTIFYVYPDTWSSFIFVCFIPAISILFFDKQLFIFSMVMNICLYFLGYAYILFMDKAETFGLLGVNVPGNIINFLGSQALLYCIFLLTYERIKKQQLYYKQLQQSERLKTTGQLAAAVAHEIRNPLTVVKGFLQLYQQEEKMDEGSKRNYSLMIDELNTAEHVLSQFLMLAKPDNDIKLEKVEVESLLQSVTDLVKSYGILRDNNIFLRHVEKDCYILVNIIEFKQLMINLLKNAMEASPYGEPIFIESEIQKDMVEIKVTDHGCGMSEEEVQSLGTPFYSLKSKGTGLGMMICFNIVEKYNGKINIESKKGEGTAVKIQFPIVKNP